The genome window TGAGAGCGAGACCGTGAGGAGCCATTGCGAGATGACGGTGCAGTAGCAGTGCGAAGTCTGGCTCAATAGAATAGTGTGGCAGCGGCAGTCCATGGAGATGGAGGTTAGGTTCACCGTGGAAGATGGATCTTGGCCAGCTCAGTGCACCAGCGAGGTTGGGGTAACGGAGAGTGGACGAAGAGCTCTGTAATTATTAGCAGTAGCTGCAAGACATCATTAATGGAGATGTGAAGGTGAACATGGAGCAGTCTGTAGTGCAACAAGGAAGGCACTGAATGATTGATCCCCTCTCAGGCCCAGACACTATTTGGATCTCATGCGTATGGCTCTGTTCTCTTGCATGCATGCAGAAAGCCAGTTAGGTGTAGCATCCATTGCCTTTTGGTTCCATCACTACCACCCCAAACCTACCGCACAGTTACCATTCCCTCCATCGGTAACATTCGAAAGTTCCAACAAcagcgcttcttcttcttcttcttcttctacctttTCCCTCTTCCAACAATATAAACGTTAACAGAGATCGAAGCAAAGCCCACAAAAGACTGAGTCTAAAACCCACGCCCTTCACCCGACACTCTGCAGTCCTCGTCGGAGGTCAACTCAGAGCTCGCTAGTAATACTATTACATAAGCGAGCGTGAGTGAGAAGGTAATGGCGTCACTTTGCCGCCACTTCCTACTCTTGCTCCTCCTCATCCTTGCTCCCGGGAAACTAGCCAAGGTGGCGGAGGACGCGACGGAGGTTGAGGCTCTCCTCGAACTCAAAGCTGCTGTATCAGACCCCTCCGCGGCCCTCTCAGCCTGGAACTCCTCCGACGGCGTCGACCACTGCTCCTGGCCGGGAGTCGCCTGTGACCCGCTTCGGGGCTCCGTCGTCTCCCTCGACCTCTCCGGACTCAACCTTTCCGGCACGCTTTCCCCTGCCGTCGGCCGTCTTCGTCACCTCCTCAACCTCTCCGTCGCTTCCAACTCCCTCTCCGGCCCCATCCCCGCTGACCTTTCCCGCCTCGCCGACCTCCGCCACCTTAACCTCTCCGACAACCTCCTCAACGGCTCCTTTCCCTCCGCCCTCGCCCACCTGAAGAACCTCCTCGTCCTCGACCTCTACAACAACAACCTCACCGGCCCCCTCCCCGCCGAGGTCGCCGAGCTACCTAACCTCCGCCACCTCCATCTCGGCGGCAACTTCTTCACCGGCGTCATTCCCCCGGAGTTCGGCGGCTGGGAGTTCCTCGAGTACCTCGCCGTCTCCGGCAACGATCTCGGCGGCCCCATCCCGTCAGAGCTCGGCAACCTCACCCGCCTTCGACAGCTGTATGTTGGCTATTTCAACAGCTTCGTGGGCGGCATCCCACCCGAGATAGGCAGACTCGCGGCGCTCGTCCGTCTCGACATGGCCAACTGCGACCTCAGCGGCGCGATCCCGTCCGAGCTCGGGAACCTCCAGAATCTCGACACTCTGTTCCTCCAGGTGAATGGTCTGGCCGGTGATATACCATCGGCGCTCGGCCGCTTGCGCAGCCTCAAGTCCATGGATATCTCCAACAATGCCCTCACCGGCGAGATTCCCTCCACCTTCGCCGACCTCCAGAACCTGACTCTGCTCAACCTGTTCCGCAACAAGCTCCAAGGGTCGATCCCGGAGTGCGTCGGCGACCTGCCGGCGCTGGAGGTGCTGCAGCTCTGGGAGAACAATTTCACCGGTGGGATCCCGCAACGACTCGGGGAGAGCGCTCGGCTCCAGCTCCTCGATGTATCGTCGAACAAGCTCACGGGGAACCTACCGCCGGACCTGTGCTCTGGCAACAGGCTGCAAACTCTCATTGTGCTACGGAACTTCCTCTTCGGCCCAATACCAGAGACCCTTGGCCGGTGCGAATCACTCGGTCGGATCCGTATGGGGCAAAACTACCTCAATGCATCGATCCCTGATGCTCTCTTCAGCTTGCCCAAGCTCTCGCAGATCGAGCTCGAAGACAATCTCCTCACCGGCGCGTTCCCGGACACCGGCAACGCCGCCATCTCTCCGGACCTCGGCCTGATTAACCTCTCCAACAACCGGCTCTCAGGGCCACTCCCGCGGTCCATCGGCAAGTACTCCGGCGTCCAGAAACTCCTCTTGAACCAGAACCAGTTCTCGGGCCCTATCCCGCCGGAAACTGGGAGGCTGCAGGAGCTCTGCAAGCTGGATTTAAGCGGGAACCGGTTTTCTGGCCCGATAGCGCCGGAGATAAGCCGGTGCAAGCTCCTAGCTTTCGTGGACCTCAGCCGGAACGAGATATCCGGCGAGATCCCACCAGATATTGCCGGAATGAGGATCTTGAACTACCTCAACTTGTCTAGGAATCACCTCGAAGGGAGAATTCCGCAATCACTTGCCTCGATCCAGAGCCTCACggcggtcgatttctcatataatAACCTCTCCGGCCTTGTCTCCGGCACCGGCCAGTTCAGTTACTTCAATGTGAGCTCGTTCGTCGGCAATCCCGGTCTCTGCGGTCCGTACCTCGGTCCCTGCAGCTCCGCGATTAAGGGTACCGGATCCCCTCTTGCATGGGGATCACTCTCGGCCTCCTTCAAGGTGCTAGTGGTTGCTGGTCTCCTCATCTGTTCCATTGCCTTCGCCATTTCCGCCATCATCAAAGCTGTGTCACTGAAGAAGGCAAGCGAGGCCCGAGCGTGGAAGCTCACGGCTTTCCAGCGTCTCGACTTCACCTGTCACGATGTGCTCGACTGCCTGAAGGAGGAGAACGTCATCGGAAAAGGCGGCGCAGGCGTCGTGTACAAAGGCGTCATGCCCAATGGCGAACAGCTTGCGGTGAAGCGGCTCCCGGCGATGAGTCGGGGCTCGCCGCATGACCATGGCTTCTCGGCCGAGATACAGACCCTCGGGAGGATTCGGCATCGTCACGTTGTTAGGCTGCTGGGTTTCTGCTCCAACCACGAGACCAATCTCTTggtctacgagtacatgcccaACGGGAGCCTTGGCGAGGTCCTTCACGGGAAGAAGGGCGGCCATCTGCTTTGGGACACCCGGTACAAGATCGCCGTCGAGGCTGCAAGGGGACTCTGCTATCTCCACCATGACTGTTCGCCGCCGATCCTGCACCGCGACGTGAAGTCCAACAACATCCTTCTCGATTCAGATTTCGAAGCCCATGTCGCGGATTTCGGGCTCGCCAAGTTCTTGCAGGACTCTGGCACGTCCGAGTGCATGTCCGCCGTCGCCGGCTCCTACGGCTACATTGCTCCAGGTACTTCGTCGACGCTGAACTCTGTTCTTCGTGCAGAAACCCTTATTTCAATAATTGGACTGTTTCTCCAAATTGATTCCGCAGAGTATGCATACACGTTGAAGGTGGACGAGAAGAGTGATGTGTACAGCTTCGGCGTGGTGCTTCTCGAGCTGGTGACCGGAAAGAAGCCGGTGGGCGAGTTAGGCGATGGCGTCGACATCGTTCAGTGGGTTCGGGAGACGACAGACTCCAAGAAGGAAGAAGTACTTCAAATTCTGGATCCCAGGCTGCCCACAGTTCCCCTGGACGAAGCCATGCATGTCTTCTACGTCGCCATGCTGTGCGTCGAGGAACAGAGCGTGGAACGCCCGACGATGAGGGAGGTTGTTCAGATACTAATGGATCTACCAAAAGGACATGGCTGTGACGCACCCATCAAGGAAGTGAAGGAACAGCAGCAGCAGGCTGCAGAAAACTCACCACCACCGGATCTCCTCAGTATTTGAAATGCCGGCACTTGGATCGGAAAGCTGTCGAAGGGTGATCCACGAACCTATCACTTCAAACCTGTTCATGGTGATGGCAATGTCTTGTGAAGTTGTTTGTCTTATTACAAGGGAGCAACTTGAGCCTTTAGATCAATCTACTTTACAGGGACAGAAAGAATGTCCTGATCTCATTTTTCTTGTTCATGAAAGACAGAGGCCTTCCTGTTTCCTCTGTGTCAGTGATCAGTACTTGTTTGATGCGCCTTGGATCATATGATGATCTGTAATGAGAAATAATGGGAATCGAATAATGTCCGGCCTTTGGCACACCAAACGAGATGGCCTCTGAAGAACCTCGCCGTAGCTCTGTTTGGCGTGCCAGTGGTGAAGTCGAGCCCAAAGGCCAGAAAGAATGGACACGAAGGCCTCATCGTCCACATTTTCTGGATCGCTGAGCTGTGTTATCTGTGAGACAGTGAGCACGAGGAGCACTGCTGTGGTGGATAAGAAGGTGGCTCCGGCACCACAGGATGTTGGCAGCTGCCGGCCGGCATGAGATTCCACGGGCTTTGTCGCCCCTTAAGGTTTGACGACTGTAAGAGAGGAGGGTAGATTGATTAGGGGAGAAGACGAGATAAATCGACAGGAGTAAAGACTCGAGAGAGAAACGACACTCGTGTCGCGATCACACGCACAAGCAGCCACAgagaagagggagggaggagcAGCGGAAGCCACCGGGCGGCGTTGCTTCCGCGACACTCCAACGAGGCGTTCGCCCATGATCGCAAGATCCAACAGCGCGCCTGGTCCCTCCGCTCCGCCCCTTGCGTGCTCTGTTGTGCGCGATGTTCACGCCCCTGGCGTCACGACAGGGCAGGTCGCCATCTCGTTGCAGGAAGAACAGTGTTGTAGGTGTACCATGTCAATCTGTGTGATCGCCTCATCCATCTCCTTTCTATATCATGCTTCCACCACCACCTACCAACCAAACACAAAACAAGTATGACTTCATTATCTTCGCTCTCTTTTTATCTTTGGGGAATCTGATTTGTTCCTCTCTGATGCGTCGATGATACCTCATACTTCACCTCTTCTGTCAGCTACTGTGAATTGGCATCTGTCTTGTTAGACGAAAGCTGGTTTGGCTCCGAACATGGCAAAGATTCCAAGTGATCCCCCATGTCTGTCAGTGACTGAAGCCTGTGAGTATGTGAAGTTACGTAGGAGAAGAGGGAGGTCACAGAGACGGATGAGGACAAAGGAAGGAATGCCTTGGGCAGCAGCAGTGGAAGACAAGGCCAAAGCCAGCACAGCTACGAGAAAGGGCCACCTTACCACCCTCTTTCTCGCGCACACAACATAAGACAGGGAAGAGGAGAGGCGGAGAAAGGAGAGAGCGAGAGTGCCCTTCTTCTGCTGCTGTTGCTGGTGGTGGTATGGCGAAGCCCAGGAAGAAAGCCTTCCTACCCTTCATCTTACAAAATGACGAGACTACCCCTAGGTCTGGTGTCGATGGCCCCGATCATACGAGGGCTTTTTCGTCAATGTAGCAGGCCCCTTGCCCCTCGACCGCGAAGGAAGGCAGACAGGACGGAGCCAGGCAACAAGAAGCAGGGCGGGCGAGTACGAAGAGGAGGGGGGGAACCGTCTCTTCTTCGTATGTGCGATAGGGTCGGCATGCGGATGATCCACGGCGGGTCGCTCATGGTACACAAACTTCTCTTTCCTCCCTCTTTCCCTTTGCGAAGAAAGAACAAACTAGCATTAGGGTTTGGTTTCTTGATTGCTTGCTGTCTCCATACTGATTTAGCCCCTTCCCGCATATTTGCTCCATATGGTGCGATTTTGACATGTTCGAGTGGGGATATACTCAGATCTCGTTTGCGACCCTTCTATTCCCTTGTTTTTGGGCCTTGTGCTCTCATCGAGATGCTGAATTCGCGTAATGCTTGCTTCTAGAAATGGAGAGAATGACCAAGGCTAGTGTTTGTGGAGTCTGGAAATCGATTCGATCATGAACTAATGATGAGAGGCCTTCTCACTGTAGTTGCCGATAGGTGATTTATCTTTTTGCTGGACCGAGAGGGTCTCGAGCACCTGAACGGACGCCAGCCTATGCAAAGACCGAGGTCGAGGTTTCTGACATGGTTCTTGATGCCAACTTATGTGAGGACCGAGGTCGGATGGGGTTTCCGATATGGTACTTCGACACTAATGCCAACTTATGCAAAGACCGAGGTCGGATGAGATTTCCAACATGGCCCTCAAACACGAAGTAACAGATCAAATATGATACTTCGACACTAATGCTAACTTATGCAAAGACCAAGGTCGGATGAGATTTCTAACATGACCCTCAAATACTAAGTAACAGATCGAGGTGAAAGTCAAGAGTAAACAATGAGACTCGATTACTAATGTCTGATGGGATTTTTATGATTGGTCGAATTGGGAGAAATATTTCATGGTATAGATGAAATATTCTAGGGTTATTTTGTGTTGGGATGATGCCCACCTGACTCAGTTGTAAAGGTCGGATGAGATTTTCAACATGGTCCTCAAACACTAAGTAACGGTGGAAGTCGAGAGTAA of Musa acuminata AAA Group cultivar baxijiao chromosome BXJ2-3, Cavendish_Baxijiao_AAA, whole genome shotgun sequence contains these proteins:
- the LOC103979806 gene encoding leucine-rich repeat receptor-like serine/threonine-protein kinase BAM1 isoform X2; the encoded protein is MASLCRHFLLLLLLILAPGKLAKVAEDATEVEALLELKAAVSDPSAALSAWNSSDGVDHCSWPGVACDPLRGSVVSLDLSGLNLSGTLSPAVGRLRHLLNLSVASNSLSGPIPADLSRLADLRHLNLSDNLLNGSFPSALAHLKNLLVLDLYNNNLTGPLPAEVAELPNLRHLHLGGNFFTGVIPPEFGGWEFLEYLAVSGNDLGGPIPSELGNLTRLRQLYVGYFNSFVGGIPPEIGRLAALVRLDMANCDLSGAIPSELGNLQNLDTLFLQVNGLAGDIPSALGRLRSLKSMDISNNALTGEIPSTFADLQNLTLLNLFRNKLQGSIPECVGDLPALEVLQLWENNFTGGIPQRLGESARLQLLDVSSNKLTGNLPPDLCSGNRLQTLIVLRNFLFGPIPETLGRCESLGRIRMGQNYLNASIPDALFSLPKLSQIELEDNLLTGAFPDTGNAAISPDLGLINLSNNRLSGPLPRSIGKYSGVQKLLLNQNQFSGPIPPETGRLQELCKLDLSGNRFSGPIAPEISRCKLLAFVDLSRNEISGEIPPDIAGMRILNYLNLSRNHLEGRIPQSLASIQSLTAVDFSYNNLSGLVSGTGQFSYFNVSSFVGNPGLCGPYLGPCSSAIKGTGSPLAWGSLSASFKVLVVAGLLICSIAFAISAIIKAVSLKKASEARAWKLTAFQRLDFTCHDVLDCLKEENVIGKGGAGVVYKGVMPNGEQLAVKRLPAMSRGSPHDHGFSAEIQTLGRIRHRHVVRLLGFCSNHETNLLVYEYMPNGSLGEVLHGKKGGHLLWDTRYKIAVEAARGLCYLHHDCSPPILHRDVKSNNILLDSDFEAHVADFGLAKFLQDSGTSECMSAVAGSYGYIAPEYAYTLKVDEKSDVYSFGVVLLELVTGKKPVGELGDGVDIVQWVRETTDSKKEEVLQILDPRLPTVPLDEAMHVFYVAMLCVEEQSVERPTMREVVQILMDLPKGHGCDAPIKEVKEQQQQAAENSPPPDLLSI
- the LOC103979806 gene encoding leucine-rich repeat receptor-like serine/threonine-protein kinase BAM1 isoform X1 produces the protein MASLCRHFLLLLLLILAPGKLAKVAEDATEVEALLELKAAVSDPSAALSAWNSSDGVDHCSWPGVACDPLRGSVVSLDLSGLNLSGTLSPAVGRLRHLLNLSVASNSLSGPIPADLSRLADLRHLNLSDNLLNGSFPSALAHLKNLLVLDLYNNNLTGPLPAEVAELPNLRHLHLGGNFFTGVIPPEFGGWEFLEYLAVSGNDLGGPIPSELGNLTRLRQLYVGYFNSFVGGIPPEIGRLAALVRLDMANCDLSGAIPSELGNLQNLDTLFLQVNGLAGDIPSALGRLRSLKSMDISNNALTGEIPSTFADLQNLTLLNLFRNKLQGSIPECVGDLPALEVLQLWENNFTGGIPQRLGESARLQLLDVSSNKLTGNLPPDLCSGNRLQTLIVLRNFLFGPIPETLGRCESLGRIRMGQNYLNASIPDALFSLPKLSQIELEDNLLTGAFPDTGNAAISPDLGLINLSNNRLSGPLPRSIGKYSGVQKLLLNQNQFSGPIPPETGRLQELCKLDLSGNRFSGPIAPEISRCKLLAFVDLSRNEISGEIPPDIAGMRILNYLNLSRNHLEGRIPQSLASIQSLTAVDFSYNNLSGLVSGTGQFSYFNVSSFVGNPGLCGPYLGPCSSAIKGTGSPLAWGSLSASFKVLVVAGLLICSIAFAISAIIKAVSLKKASEARAWKLTAFQRLDFTCHDVLDCLKEENVIGKGGAGVVYKGVMPNGEQLAVKRLPAMSRGSPHDHGFSAEIQTLGRIRHRHVVRLLGFCSNHETNLLVYEYMPNGSLGEVLHGKKGGHLLWDTRYKIAVEAARGLCYLHHDCSPPILHRDVKSNNILLDSDFEAHVADFGLAKFLQDSGTSECMSAVAGSYGYIAPGTSSTLNSVLRAETLISIIGLFLQIDSAEYAYTLKVDEKSDVYSFGVVLLELVTGKKPVGELGDGVDIVQWVRETTDSKKEEVLQILDPRLPTVPLDEAMHVFYVAMLCVEEQSVERPTMREVVQILMDLPKGHGCDAPIKEVKEQQQQAAENSPPPDLLSI